A genomic region of Lysinibacillus sp. 2017 contains the following coding sequences:
- a CDS encoding EamA family transporter produces the protein MNIWPYICVLLAAMLWGTVGTTQTFLTEGISSFSVAGVRSAIGGGVLLIATIAMRKISFKKWSWKWTILAAIAIALFQSLFFTSVRFTGVAVGTVVTIGSSPVFAGILEWLIWKVRPSKVWGIATILAIVGCVLLFANRGEAVVDPVGVGLALTAGFMFALYTNVSKQLMEREDTLPAVAMTFSMCALFLMPFAARDGLGWLTEGTNLSAMLFMALAATSVAYVLFLGGLKKISSSAAVTLSLAEPLTAAILGVFLVGEYLSPLSWVGVGLLLGGIVVLTVGARKAAS, from the coding sequence GTATTACTTGCGGCGATGCTTTGGGGGACAGTGGGCACAACGCAAACCTTTTTAACAGAAGGGATTTCTTCATTTTCTGTAGCGGGTGTTCGCTCGGCTATTGGGGGAGGTGTGCTATTAATCGCGACAATTGCAATGCGTAAAATTTCTTTTAAAAAGTGGTCGTGGAAATGGACGATTTTAGCGGCGATTGCCATAGCCTTGTTCCAAAGTTTATTTTTCACGTCGGTGCGTTTTACGGGAGTGGCAGTTGGAACGGTTGTAACGATTGGTAGTTCACCTGTTTTTGCTGGGATCCTGGAATGGCTTATTTGGAAAGTACGTCCAAGTAAGGTCTGGGGTATCGCGACGATTTTAGCAATTGTAGGTTGTGTATTATTATTTGCCAATCGCGGAGAAGCAGTTGTTGATCCAGTCGGAGTAGGGCTTGCTTTAACAGCGGGTTTCATGTTCGCACTGTATACGAATGTGAGTAAACAATTGATGGAGCGAGAGGATACATTACCAGCAGTTGCAATGACCTTTTCAATGTGTGCACTATTTCTAATGCCATTTGCTGCACGTGACGGGTTGGGTTGGCTTACAGAAGGTACGAATTTAAGTGCCATGCTCTTTATGGCATTAGCAGCGACGAGTGTAGCTTATGTATTGTTTTTAGGCGGATTGAAAAAAATTAGTTCTTCAGCAGCGGTAACACTAAGCTTAGCAGAGCCACTAACAGCCGCAATTCTTGGTGTATTTTTAGTGGGTGAATACTTAAGTCCACTATCTTGGGTAGGGGTTGGCTTACTATTAGGTGGGATTGTTGTTTTAACAGTAGGTGCGAGAAAGGCTGCTTCATAA
- a CDS encoding response regulator transcription factor, with protein sequence MNQLTVLVTDDDEDIRDGIEIYLKNEGYHVLKAADGLEAIQLLEENEVHLIILDIMMPNMDGITATFKIRAERNIPIIMLSAKAEQSDKIHGLSVGADDYITKPFHPLELMARVKSQLRRYVNLGTYGEPEQAVAGLELDASAREVRVDGEPVKLTPIEYKITELLLKNAGRVFSISEIYELVWNEQAYNAENIVAVHIRKIREKIEADPKNPRYLKVVWGLGYKIEK encoded by the coding sequence ATGAATCAGCTAACGGTGCTCGTGACCGATGATGACGAGGACATTCGTGACGGAATTGAAATCTATTTGAAAAACGAAGGCTATCATGTGTTGAAAGCAGCGGATGGGCTTGAGGCAATCCAGCTACTTGAAGAAAATGAAGTACATCTAATTATTTTAGATATTATGATGCCGAACATGGACGGCATAACAGCAACATTCAAAATTCGTGCCGAGCGTAATATTCCAATCATTATGCTCAGTGCTAAAGCCGAGCAATCGGATAAAATTCACGGACTGTCAGTTGGAGCAGATGATTATATTACAAAACCTTTTCACCCACTTGAGTTAATGGCGCGTGTAAAATCACAACTTCGTCGGTATGTGAATTTAGGGACGTATGGGGAGCCAGAGCAAGCCGTTGCAGGACTGGAATTAGATGCATCGGCCCGCGAAGTAAGAGTGGACGGGGAACCTGTGAAGCTAACACCAATCGAGTACAAAATAACAGAGCTCCTTTTAAAGAATGCAGGTCGCGTTTTTTCCATTAGTGAAATTTATGAGCTTGTATGGAATGAACAGGCTTATAATGCCGAAAACATTGTCGCAGTGCACATTCGCAAAATCCGAGAAAAAATTGAGGCCGATCCGAAAAATCCACGCTATTTAAAAGTGGTATGGGGTCTAGGTTATAAAATTGAAAAATAA